The following coding sequences lie in one Homalodisca vitripennis isolate AUS2020 chromosome X, UT_GWSS_2.1, whole genome shotgun sequence genomic window:
- the LOC124369486 gene encoding ATP-dependent DNA helicase RRM3-like → MNVDQRQLFILITESIKNQLNGDTKQEKIFVSGGAGTGKTFLFNLLKNQVNRCYSKPVVKVGALTGVAARLIGGSTLHRMLKLPVQKEGGVVSMPLLTGNYLRGMCQLCQNVELLFIDEISMVLYEMLCMIDSRLRQLKIPDVCFGGINVILFGDLMQLSPVRGHQVFKQPERMNQNYTFVETVSSG, encoded by the coding sequence ATGAATGTTGATCAAAGACAATTGTTCATTCTTATCACAGAGAGTATCAAGAACCAACTCAATGGTGACACTAAACAAGAGAAAATCTTCGTTTCTGGTGGAGCAGGAACCGGGAAAACATTCCTCTTTAATCTATTGAAAAATCAAGTGAACCGATGTTATAGTAAACCGGTGGTAAAAGTTGGTGCTCTAACTGGAGTTGCAGCACGGTTGATCGGTGGATCTACGCTACACCGTATGCTAAAACTACCAGTACAAAAAGAAGGAGGAGTTGTGAGTATGCCACTTCTTACTGGCAATTATTTGAGAGGAATGTGTCAATTATGCCAAAATGTTGAGCTTTTGTTCATAGACGAAATTTCTATGGTACTCTATGAGATGCTTTGTATGATCGACTCTCGTTTGCGACAGCTGAAAATTCCAGACGTTTGTTTTGGAGGCATAAATGTGATACTCTTTGGTGATCTGATGCAGTTATCACCTGTTCGAGGACATCAAGTTTTTAAACAACCAGAACGCATGAACCAGAACTACACATTTGTGGAGACAGTTTcgtctggttga